A part of Candidatus Dadabacteria bacterium genomic DNA contains:
- the ruvX gene encoding Holliday junction resolvase RuvX — protein MKTPAEKQNRTSGRIISLDIGTKTIGVAVSDELGITANGVCTISREKEKKDLVRLRDIIEPYSPCEILVGIPYNQDGSLGNRAKNIRKFSERIRDSLGLSVKYWDESFSTKTAEQTLIEAGTGRKKRKTVIDKMAATIILEEYLLSRY, from the coding sequence ATGAAAACACCGGCTGAGAAGCAAAACAGAACTTCGGGAAGGATAATCTCGCTTGATATAGGGACCAAGACGATAGGGGTTGCCGTAAGCGACGAGCTGGGGATCACGGCAAACGGCGTCTGTACCATAAGTCGGGAAAAGGAGAAAAAAGACCTTGTGCGGCTTCGCGATATAATAGAGCCATACTCCCCCTGCGAAATCCTCGTGGGAATACCTTACAACCAGGACGGTTCTCTCGGGAACAGGGCAAAGAACATCAGGAAATTCTCCGAACGCATTCGAGATTCTCTGGGCCTTTCGGTGAAATACTGGGATGAGAGCTTCTCCACCAAGACTGCGGAGCAGACACTGATAGAAGCCGGTACGGGAAGAAAGAAGCGAAAAACAGTAATAGACAAGATGGCCGCTACAATAATACTGGAAGAGTATCTTCTGAGCAGGTACTAG
- a CDS encoding DUF3568 family protein: MNFLPKKYHAVLLCLLAFVFSSSCVLVMGGAVGGGTAAYLRGVLKSKETTSFDNVWFAVVEVVEQQEFEVTKKESNVGKALIEAKLRDQAKMIYVTVKYDKPEITDLIIRVGIWGDEEESRRILKLIHEKLY; the protein is encoded by the coding sequence ATGAATTTCCTGCCAAAAAAGTATCACGCCGTGCTTTTGTGCTTGCTTGCATTTGTTTTTTCTTCGAGTTGCGTGCTGGTGATGGGTGGAGCGGTCGGCGGTGGTACCGCGGCTTATCTCAGGGGAGTTCTAAAGAGCAAGGAAACCACCTCGTTTGACAATGTCTGGTTTGCGGTGGTGGAGGTGGTGGAACAGCAGGAGTTTGAGGTAACAAAAAAAGAAAGCAATGTGGGCAAGGCGCTTATCGAAGCCAAGCTTCGCGACCAAGCTAAAATGATTTATGTGACCGTCAAGTACGACAAGCCCGAGATAACCGATCTGATTATCCGCGTGGGCATCTGGGGAGATGAGGAAGAGTCAAGGCGCATACTCAAGCTTATTCACGAAAAACTCTACTGA